A genomic window from Silene latifolia isolate original U9 population chromosome Y, ASM4854445v1, whole genome shotgun sequence includes:
- the LOC141631052 gene encoding uncharacterized protein LOC141631052 — MFVLPKGIIKRIEAVCRNFLRDNSADYRRAPLVGWDTICRPKEEGGLGIKDQEFWNKAMVGRLVDWVATQRDSIWVNWVQSNYLKGQEWMEYKPSSNSSWVWRRICKVKEEMRNGYVNGEWSVQPGGYSPVGCLTGFRGTRPRIQWDKAVWNGWTIPKHQFMGWMVAHKALNTVERLVGFGVIIEEKCYLCGIADETIEHLFCECPYSRRVVLELNRNTAWTFPIRDLVEWCSCRTGTGLQKGVQNAIVMSLMYRYGAE; from the coding sequence ATGTTTGTTCTCCCCAAAGGAATCATCAAAAGGATTGAAGCAGTTTGTAGGAATTTCCTGCGGGATAACTCGGCAGACTACAGGAGGGCTCCCCTAGTGGGATGGGACACAATTTGCAGACCTAAGGAGGAAGGTGGTTTGGGGATTAAAGACCAGGAATTTTGGAACAAGGCAATGGTAGGAAGACTGGTGGATTGGGTTGCTACACAAAGAGACTCTATCTGGGTTAACTGGGTGCAAAGTAACTATCTTAAGGGTCAGGAGTGGATGGAATACAAGCCTAGTTCGAACTCAAGTTGGGTATGGAGGAGAATATGCAAGGTTAAGGAAGAAATGAGGAATGGTTATGTCAATGGAGAGTGGAGTGTTCAACCAGGAGGGTACTCTCCTGTTGGTTGCTTGACCGGGTTCAGAGGTACAAGGCCAAGAATTCAGTGGGATAAGGCAGTTTGGAATGGATGGACAATCCCTAAACATCAATTTATGGGATGGATGGTTGCTCATAAGGCACTGAATACAGTAGAGAGGCTAGTCGGGTTTGGGGTGATCATTGAGGAGAAATGCTACCTGTGTGGCATAGCTGATGAAACAATTGAGCACTTGTTCTGTGAGTGCCCTTACAGTAGAAGAGTGGTGTTGGAGCTGAATAGGAACACTGCCTGGACATTCCCTATAAGGGATTTGGTTGAGTGGTGCAGTTGTAGAACAGGCACGGGGCTCCAGAAGGGAGTACAAAATGCCATAGTGATGAGCTTGATGTACAGGTATGGCGCAGAGTAA